From Struthio camelus isolate bStrCam1 chromosome 8, bStrCam1.hap1, whole genome shotgun sequence:
GCTATGGACGCAGCAGTGGTCCTGTTGCTCCCGGGGACTTTGCTGCACCTGGCTGTCCCCTCACATGACCCCCCTGCTGCCTCTCAGCTGCGCTGctccctgccctctgcagcgCTCCCTCCTTCAGGCGCATCTCTGCGCAGCTTGGCAGAGGTGTGCTGGGGGCCAGGACGCAGCTCGGGGTGACGGGCACAGAGCGGCTCTACGGGTGGAGCGAGGGCTCCTGTCACCCAGGTACGGCTGGGACCGCAGCCCTGGGCACCACGGCAGTCACCACCAATGCCCAAGGCTGGGCTGGTGCCCGGGATTTGCCCCGTGGTAGCTGTGAAGGTGCTGGGTGAGCCTCACAGGGGTCTGCGTGGTTGCGGGGCGCCCACTTTCCTGCGGCACAAAGCCGGGTCCTGCCCTCTTCCCATGCCCCTGGGGGGGCCTTGCTCTATATCCTCCCCGCAGGAGAGGGTAGAGGATGGGCCCCCAGCACCTTTCTGCACTCTCGTGGTCCTGGGAGGATTGGGGTTCCCAGGATGGCCAAGGGCAGGTTCGCACTCCGGGACCCCCCAGCTCTCCCTGCCTGCCCGTGGTGGCCACCTTTGCATCTCCAGTACCTCTCGCCCAGCAGCCTGAGACGTCCTGGCCAgcggggctgtccccagccctgctTGCTGTCCTTTCTCCCTGGCTGGGACGAGCAGCTCCTTCCTTTCCAGCCCGCCTAGATCGAGCTGTTCACACACTTACCCCCAAccccgctcgtgcccttgctggGGTAAATCCAGGGCACTGCTCTGGCCGATATCGTGCCCCCCAGGCTGCTCCGGGGCCCAGGACGATCTTGTCACCCTTGGTCTCTGCAGGCCTCTGAGCAAAACATGTTGTGTCACTGGAGCGTGAGATGTTGCTATGTGACACCGAAATGCGCCAAGGCCCCGGCCCAGGGCACGGCTCCTGTAACTCTTTGCTTCCTGGTCCTTCAACAGCCTGGTCCTCTTTTGCCCTCTGCTGTGTCCAGCTGCCCTAGGTGGCCAGAGAAGGTGGCTGGCcaaagcccagcaccagccacatAGGCCAGTATGGGGCCAAATGGCCCCAGCTCTTTGCCTGCCAATGgggactgtgtgtgtgtatgtatttgtgtgtgtgtgtgtgtgtatgtgtgtgagagagagaagccCAGGAGAAGCTCTCAGCCCAGCTGCGTGCTATGTCCTGGACTGCAGCCAGCACTGGGGGCTTAACTGCTCTGGGCACTGGTCCTCCAGCCTCAATAGGAAAAGAGCATTGCCACGACCACAGGGACCTAGTGGAGcatcagaaaaggaggaggatcAAAGGAGAGGGACTACAGCACTGGCAACGTGACAGCTGCATTTCCTCCTGGCAGAGCTGGAAAGAGCGTGCAGGTATCTAATGCACCAAGGGAGAGCGACGGGTGGAGAAAAGCTTGCTGGACCACCGTGATCTCCGCTTTGCACCCTGGCTGCGGGACCTCGAGGGCTTGATTTGACCCTGGGAGCATCCTTTGGACGCATATTCCTCTCGTGCTGCCTCTCCCACCGCATCCTCGCGAACGGGCCATGCGGGAGGGTGGTCACCAGCAGGCGCATGGCCCGGCGCCACGAGCCCAGCGACGTGCCAGGGGATCCCTGCTGCTGCCGTGCCCCAGCTGGGGGGCAGGTCtggccagcagctcccagccccgagCTGGGGGTTTTTCTCTCCGCCCGTGGCCAGCGGAGCCCAGCCCAGCTGGTCCGCTGCGGCCACCCTGATCAATGCGTCTTTGTTTGGTCTGGCTGCTGATCTATTTGAGGAAAGCGGAGAAAGCCTTTGTGTTTCTATCTCTTGTCAGAGGTATTTATAGCCTGCTGCTGACTAGCGCTGCCAAGCACGCTGGCAGCTGGAGCCTGCTCCCTCGGGGTGGCTGCCCGTGCTGCGGTCCctgcccctcctctccctcgcTCGGCTGCCAAGCAAAGGTGGGTCCCTCCGTGGGCACCCGTCCCCTGTCCGTGGGGGCCGGCCAGGCGCTGTGCAAAGGGGAATGGGCATCCCCCTCACCCCGGGCACATCACTTGCTTCAGCCTTGGGCAAGGCTGTCGCGCCTCAGCGGCGTTTCGAGCGCTGCTTTTTTGTATCCATAGCAAATCTGAGCGAGCCAAGGTGCCACGGCGTTGGCGGGCAGGGAAGGCCTTGGCTGCTCTGTGGGGCAGAGCTCCTTGCTATGCATGTCCAgggagaggtgattttttttttttgcacatttaaCTTACATGCACGTAGCCTCTTCCTAAATCCCAGTCTGCCTTTATCCTTCTGCCCCCGCTATTTGCCCTATCGGCTCCAGCAATACTGCTGCGAGCCGCAGCTGCTGGGTGCTGCCCGGGGCTGTGGGCGCCCCCGTCCTTCGGGCGACGCAGGGCAGAGCccagccggggcggcagcggggctgggcgcaGGGCGCCTGCTTCCTCGCTCCGCTCTCAGCTCGGAAAACACCCGGCGGCCGGACCCGACTCGGCAGCGAGACACCCCTTTTCCAGCTGCTCCCTCCCCCGCCCAGGGCTGCCCCCCGCTCAGCCCTCGGCCCCCCTCCGGCGTGGGCTGCCttgcccccgcgccgccggcccagcGGCCCGTTTCCCTAGCAATGGGCCGTgctgcggccggccggcctccTCCCCGCGGCCCGCCTGCCTCCCGTCTCCGGCCTGCTCGGCATTCCTGCGGCGCGCTCCCGGCGGCGGGCCATGGCCCGCTCCTGCTCCGCGCGGCTGCACGGCCAGGCGGCCGCCTTCACCGCCGCCCTCCGCTCCCTGGTCAACAACCCGCAGTTCAGGTGAGGGGGACCGCGGGGACGGGAGCCCCCTGGTCCCATGCGCCCCTGCTCCGCGCCGCTTTCCCGGGCGCCGGCGAGGCGGTGCAGCGCAACGGGGCCCTCCGCGGGCTCGCGTGGCTGCGGGTCGCATCCAGTTCCCTGGCCGGCGAGCCGCCGGGATCCCTGGGGAAGCCCGCACGTGGGTCCTGGGGTGCGCAGGGCTCTCACCGCCCTTTATTGGGACCACACAGCCCAAAAGCTTGCACTGTGCCCCCGGGGGATgccgtcttcctcctcctcctcctcctcctcccctcaggccccctccttccccagggacgTGGGGCGAGTGGCACGATACGGCAGCGCAGGCACTGCTGAAATCCCGCGCTGTCGCTCCGGTGCGCCCTCGTCCTCAGGAGCCGCAGCTGGCTGCGCGCCTCCCCAGGGAGCACCTCTGCTCCCTCTCGTTTCCAAGTGTCGCCTCGGTTATTCTGTCCCCCCACCTCCttctgaagcagggagggaagatgGACAGCtgtctcgtctgcctctcccgccTACCAGCCGCCTCCTGCCCGGCAGCTGGCTGGCTTGCGTGGTCCTCTTTGCCCGCTTCATGCTAAGGACTGGCACAAAAGCTGGCTGCGTCTGAGGAAATCCCCATCCCCGCAGAAGAGAAATCCCTGAGAAAACTCCCCGGCTGCACTGCCACGCGGTAGGGAAGCTGCCAGGGTCTGGCTGCCTGCGGTCCCAGCCTGCATCTCACATCTCACATCCTGCAACCTGAAACCAGCATCCCAAATCCCGCGTCTTGCATCCCACATCCTTCATTCTGCATCCTGCATCCCCCAATCTGCATCCTGCATCCCCCAATCTGCATCCCACATCCCATGATCTGCATCCCGCAATCTGCATCCCGCAGtctgcatcctgcatcccgcaCTTTGCCTGTGGACTGTAGCCACAGAGCAGTTTATTTCAACCCCCCGCCCCGTCCTGCAGAACTCTCAGGGAAAGCCCCGAGGGCTGTGCTCACACCTCCCTTGGCCCCAGCACCCCTCGGCCCGCTGTCCAGCTCTGTGTATAGCTCACGACAGCCACGACACACGTGTGGGATGAGCTGGGTGCCCACTGGGCACGTCCCCCTTTGGGCCATGGCAAGGGTCGGGCTTTGCTTGGCGTGGCTGAGCACAGCCCCGTGGCCAGCAGAGCATGGGTTTGGGCAGGTCACGGCAATGCAGAGTCCCTTCCTGCTCGCTGGGATGGGGGCTCGAGCGGAGGAGAGGATGAGGAGATGGAtggaccttgccctgcccagcacaccCTGAATGGAGACCTTCCAAATCCTCCCTGCTCttcacccctgctctgcctccctgctcccttgtgctgcctctctgctcaaGGACGTGGAGCAGCCGAGGTCCCAGTCCACactggggagctgtggggaggcAGGGCGGTGGGACAGACCTTGACTCTGCGGGGTGGGCCCTCCACTTTCCAGAGCCTCTCGCACCCTGCAGCACTTGGCCAGCCACCGTGAGCCGAGGAGGCAGCGCTCGGTGCTGAGCTGTGCAGCTGGTCTTTCCCTTCATCTTGCTGCTCTCAACGTGAACGCCACTTTCTCTGGTAGGCTCCATCCTTTTTCTGCTCAGGGCTGGGCTGGCACCCATGGGTTTCTGCTTCTTCCAGAGGAAGCATCTTCCCAGGAGCAGCAAACAGCAAAGCCTACCCAGGCCCCTCCATGGTTCCCCTGGGAAAAGCTCCTGTGCTAAAAATAAAGGGTGTTGTCCTGCTCTGGCTACTTGATGTGCGGAAGAGAAATGCTCCCCCATCACTGAGGCAGACATCCCCTGTCCTAGTCCCAGGGGGATCCTGGCCCAGGCCTGGtatgcctgcagctctgcctccggggtgCTGGATGCCCTGTCCCTCATGGCCATCTCTCCTTCTCTGCAGCGACGTGACATTCGTGGtgggccaggagaagagggaagtgTTTGCACACCGCTGCGTCCTggcctgccgctgccaggccttccagggCATGCTGAGCCAGGCGCCGGTGGGTGGCGACGGGGAGAGCCCCCCTGGCAGCGTCCCGCCGCAGGGCCCCCTCGTCCTGGGCAACGTGCAGCCCGAGGTCTTCCTGGCTGTCATTGAGTTCCTCTACACCAACTGCGTGACCCTCAACAGCCACATCGTGAGTGGGGCACGGGGCCAGCGGGGTGCTTTGGGcatggcaggcaggagagggGGCCGCATGGGGAcagggcacattgctgctcctGGGCCAGGAGGAGAGGCTCTGTGTGACGCCTTCCTGCTGGGACGTGCAATAAGTGTTTGGGGCCTCAGCCCAGTGTGAGAAGGGGTTGTCCAGAGTGCTGTCTCCTGCGGGTGTCTGCCCCAGCcttggctgcctggctgtgcacACCCCAGGCAGAGAGGTGACAGCTCTGGCCTCTGGTCACCCCTGCCCAAGCGCTTGGTGCCATGCCACCAAAATCCACAGGGAGCTAGCAGTACCTGGGGCGCGGCTGCGTGAGGCCCCTGGGATGGTGGCACCAGAGCTGAACACCTCTACCTttccccacctccatgtcccctaTTACAGCagcccctttcccccacctccctacCCGGGAGCTGGGTGCAACTGGTAGCAAGAGCAGAGATGGGGTgatggcaggagggagggggacacaTGGCCTTGGCTCTGGCCTGCCAACAGGCCCTGCATGCCGGTGCTCATGGGGTTTCTCTTGCCGCTCAGGCCCTGGAGGTGCTGACCTCGTCAGTGGAGTACGGCCTGCAGGACCTGTGCAAGGTAAGGCTCTGCTCACACCCGGGGTGGTGTCACCGACTGAGCCCAACGGGTGCCCTGGGCCAagcagcaccctggggtggtCCCCGCATGGCTGGAGAGGGCTCAGCAGATGGTGTTCGGGGTGGTCCCTGCGCCGTGGCACATCGCCTGGGGCAGCTCAGGCTCAGCCCTGTTTCTCGAGCCCAAAGGGGCTCTCCGATGGGTTCCCCCCTCCGGGGTGGTGCAAAGCTGGGCCAGGAGCTGGGAGCCACCTCGAGGTGCTGGGGAATCCCAGGGAAGGGCACGGGGCCTCTCTGCTCCTCCCCCGGCTGCAGCGAGGGCTCACTGCAAGGGCAATCGGAAAACCCCCATCTCACCACCCTGGGGGGCTACCTCTGCCCTCCGCTCACCCGCCGGGGGATGCTGCTGGGGAAAGCCCCAGGCGCCGGGGAGCACCCAGCACATGGCGCCACGGAGGGGTGCCAAGCCTTGGGAAGGCACAGAAAGCGAAGGAGACGCtggaggcagcgcggcggcgaGGAGGGGGCAGGGAGCTGACACGGCTCCGTGGCGGGGAGCACGGCCAGGACACGTCATCGCAGGGATTCCTGGATTACGGCCGGGCCGATCCCGTGACCGGCTGCCTCGTGCCTGGACTTCCCCTGCCTTTTCCCACAGCGGAAAGGAAGGCCCTGGCTGAGGATGTAACCGCGGGCCGCTGCGCTCCCGCTGCCGAGGGGGCCCCGGGCTGGGCGCAGCCCCGCGGGGACAAGCTCGgcacggcggcggccccggggccggcggctggcGCTGGCCGAAACGCGGGGGCGCTCGGCCAGGAGCGGGGCTCCCAGGTGGTGCTCTGGGCTTTCAAACGGCCGGGTGCGCGGGCAAGGGAAGCGAGACGTGTTGCGAAGAAGAGGAGCAGCACCCCAGCCCTGGGAGCCCCGGGCGtctccggccccggcagcgccagcTGTCCGGCTTACCCCGCGCGGATCCGTGCCCCGAACGCCTGGCGCGGACGCGGGCTGGCCAGGCCTGGTGTGAAAGTGATACAGGGCTGCCGGAGAGGCTGGACACAGACGGAAATACCAAGGGGATGCCCGAACTCGTCCTGGAAACGCTGAGTTAATGAACAGCTGGACAAGGGAGAAATTGGAGAGGAAACGAGGCTGCCGGTGCTGAATGGGAGCCGGAGCTGCAGGGAGGGACGAGCTGCAGGGGCTGAAAATACCGGCGGGGGCGACCCAACAAATACACGTCACGAGAGAGAGCCTTGTGCCGTCCCAGCCAGGGGCTGATGTGCCGCTACGTGCCGGCGACAGCGGGGACCGGGCCGGGGGCGATGGGGAAAGGGGCTGACCCCTGCCCCGGCGCTGGCGGGGGAAACCCCTAGCCCCAGCTGCGCGGTGACTTCATCTGCCTCCTCCATCCCGGCTGGTGACTCAGAGCCCTTCTGCCTCCAGCTCGCTGCCGACGCTCCTCCCCGCGCGCTGTGTCACGCCAGGCTTCCCGGGGGCCCTCGCTGCgctctgctgccctcctgccccgggggggctctgcccacgcgtcccgccgcggcgctgcggctctttgcaggagccagagGCCGGGTGGGCGATCTCTCCCCCCGCCGGGGCAGCCGATAAACGTGCCGAGCCGGCTTCATCGCGCCGGCGTTGCTGGGGTTGCTGAGTCCCCCCCCCGGTGCATCGTCCCCTGCTCCTCGgtggaggcagcagcagagccggagcccccagcccagcgctGGGGCCATCCGCCGCGGCAGGACGTGGGCTGGTGTCTGTGGCCGGGCCACGGCCCTCCGGCCCTGTCCGCCGGCCCGCTCAGGCTGCGAGGCTGCTCCGCGCTGGGGCCTGCGGCGGGACCGCCTGCCCACGTGCAATCCCTCGCCCCGTGGCCCAGCGCGGGCGTTGCGAAACGCCGCAGGGCTGGATGTCCTGTGTCACAGTGTCCCCTGTGACCGCACCGGctccggggggctgggggctgctgagaGCCCCAGGGCGGCTCTGCTCCTCCAGCCCGGCCCATCTCCCTCTGCCTTGCAGCTCTGCGTCGAGTTCATCAAGGACACGCTGAGCGTGGAGCAGGTCTGCGAGGCCCTGCAGGTGAGGCGCCCGCGCGCTTCCGCCCCGCGCGGCCAGCGGTGCCGGCACTCGTGCCCCCCAcacctggggcagggggtcctgGCGTTGGAGCCGTCTGTGGGGGGGGACAACTGGGCTGCacagactgggggggggggggtgacccaCAAGGGGCCCTTTTGGGGCCTTTGAGGCAGGGAGGGACTCTGGCCATCCCCATAGACCAACCCCAAAATGGGTCCCTGTGTTGGAGGTCCCCTTTGCACAACTTGGCTGCAACCCACGCGGAGGCCGGGAGAAGGGACAGGCGACCCCTCTCCTGCAGGTCCTGTCCCACCTGGGTACACCCCTGCTCGGCTTGCAAGCCGCAGAGACCccactggggcgggggggggcactggggatcAGCTGGCGTCCCTCCGAGTGAGAAGTTCCCACATGGTGGTAAAAGTCCCGAGGGTAAAAATAACCATTCCTATTTTGGGACATGCGTGAGCTGGCCCGGCTCGCCTCCTCTTGGCCCGATGGTCAGGCAGGATTTCCTACCCCTTCCGGGCgccgcctgctcccaggcacgTCGCTCTGGGGCCACCAGGGCCAGCGCAGCCCGTGGCCGGGCCTTGTCCCtcggcccccctccagcccccggcAGGGTCAGCCGGAGGGCTAGGGCCCTGCCATCACGGGTGGTTGCATCCAAGCTGGGACGACCTGGGTTTTTGGGCTCCCTCATGCTTCGGAGGCCAGTCCGACCGACCCTGCAATCCTTTGGGGACCTTCGCTGATGTCCAGCTGTGTCCATGCTGACCTGCCAGGTGTCCCCCTCCTCACACGTCCCCTCCCTAGCACCCACAGGTGGCCCTGTGCCCAGCCCCCTCCCTTGGCCACCCTAGGGGAGCACCCAAAACCCTGTGGAGAGTCCCAGCACCCAAAATTAACAAGGGGCCCTACGGCACAGCACGGTGGACATGCCCCTGCCATGCtgctcggggccggggcaggtCCATCACCGAGGGTCCTGCAGCAAGGACGGGTGGGACAATGTGGCCGATGCTCCCAGGACACGGCGGGCCGTGGGGCTGTGTCACCAGCTCGGCCCCACCACGCCGGCGCCCACAGTCCCTACGCCTTTGCACGCCCCACAGACACCGCCGTGCCCCCGGCTGACGAAAGCTGGCCAGGGGACCTTTCTCGTCTCCGAGGGCCGAGGTGATGCTTACGGGGTGGGACGCAGGTCCCGGTGCGCAGCAGCGCCGGCTGCACGTGGGTGCTGACCGCGTGCCGCGAACAGAGCTAAAACTGGCACagaggaaacaaacagaaaaccccaaaaccccagaacaaaacaaaccatgATCAAAACATCTCGGTCACCCTCCCCGCTTGCATCAGCGCTGGTCCCCGCCGAGCTGCTGGCGGAGGCGATGCCGCGCTCGCTGCCCTTTGCTGTGCTGAACTACCTGGCCGTGTGTGGGCGGCCATCGCATGggaacggggacggggacggggacgtgtCTCTCCGTGCCCAGGGAGGGACTGTCCCCATGCTGGACAGTGCCCAGGGACGAGCATCTCTGGCTCAGGCTGGGGGAGGctgtgggagggggggggatcaggccccccccccaccaatttGCTGCTGCAGTGGGGTTTGCAGCTGTGGGATGCACTGGGACCAGCAGCAGGGCCGGGGGACCTTGTGGCCAGTGGGGACACTGAGCTGCTCCCCCATGCCaggcaaggcggggggggggggcctcgctgACCCCCACCTTGGTGCAAGGTGCTCCAGCCCCACCGTGCTGGCACAGTGCCTTGGTACTTTGTCTTGTGTGGGTCTGTGGGgccaccctggggacagcagcccCAAGGACCCTTGTCCCTCACTGTCGGGCTTGGGGGGGGGCggtccctcctgccccgggcCCCCTCAGAGGTGTCGATGTTGCCCCACAGGCTGCGGTGACCTACGGGCAGGTAGACCTCCAGCAGCACTGCTTGGCGTTCATCGAGGGCTGCACCGCGGTACGGCTACGGGCTGGAGGAGCATGGGGAGCACCAGGGCACCTCACTTCAGGGGGACCATGGGGGGGAGCATGGCACAGAGCACCCCCAGGGCATGGGGCACCCCAGGGTAGGGGCAGCCAGACCCACGGGAATAgggtggctggaggctgtggGGAAGTGGGACAGGAGAGAGCACAAATGATGGTTGGGAGaggagtgctgggtgcaggggctggggctggggtgctTTGGGAGGGAGGATACTggggggctgggaaggggggggCCAAATAGGGGTGCTAGGGGCAGGCTTGGGTACCAGGTAGAGGAAGGCTGTGAGGGAGGTTTGCGGGGGGTGCCAGATTATGGGGGGTCTTGGGGCAGCGGGTGCCAGGGTGCCCAGCAGGGATGGTGCCCGGAGGGGCTGGAAGGCACACGGAGGGGCGCCGGGGCAGGGGTCCCGGTGCCAGCGCCCCGGCGGTGCGCTGCGCCTGCAGGCGGTCGTGCGGACGCGGGGTTTCCACGAGCTGTCGGACGCGGTGCTGGCGCGGGTGCTGCGCAGCGACCGCCTGGCCGTCGACGAGCTGGACCTGGTGGAGGCCGTGCGGGAGTGGGCACACGTCAGCTCGGTGAGTCGCCGGACACCCAGGGGCCccggcagggacccaggcgtcctgggctTGCGCCACGGGCACAGAGCAGCACGTGCCCCATCCCTGATGCGCCGCGTGCCGCAGGCCGTCCTGGAGCGCCCGGTGCCGGAGGTGGCCGCGCTGCCCGTCCGCGAGCTGCGCTTGCCCTTGCTGGCGCCCAGCGAGCTGGCGACGCTGGAGAGCCACAACCAGCGGGACCTCCTCATCCCGGTGAGCGGGCACGGCGGCAGCCTGCCCTCCGggtgcccccgcggcggggccgggctgcgttGCGGGTGCTGACGGCGCCGTGCCGGTGCGGGCAGGTGGAGAGCATCGCGGCGGCCTGGAGGTCCCACGCGCTGAGGAAGGACAGCGGCGTGCCCGCCCGCCTGTGCCGGCCCCGGAGGGGCACGAGgccccgccaccaccaccgccacctcGACCCCCACGGCAAGTAAGGGgccgccggccgagccggggagggggccggccccCCACCTCCGCGACGCCCCCGCTCTGCCAGCCCGCCGGTGCCGAGCTGAGGGTGGTGTGGGCCCCTGCCCTGCAGgcaagggatttgggggggggatgtggggtgcaGCGCGGGGCTGGGCAGGCGGGCGCTGCTGCAGCCGAGAGCATCAATAAAACGCTGTCAGCCAGGCTACGGCCTCGGGAGCGAGGTGGTGCactgggtgtcccccccccccccccggccaggggTGAGAGGGGTGGGGGCTCTGGGGCTGCCAGGAgattgggggggggcggggctggggctggcaatGGGGTGCAGAGATGGTGTGGGGGGGGAGCCgaggtacccccccccccccccccaccccagggctaTCGGGGGTGGCATTAATGCTgcgtttttggggggggggggtgcatgcatGGTGATCCCAGAGGGCGGTGGGGCTGCAGGGTCCCCTGTGGGCCTGGGACATTCTGGGGCATTGGGTGAACCCACCCCTCCCCCAAATGTCCCAGCCCCTCTGATCAGCACCCAGCAGGGCCTTTGCCAGGGCCGTGCTGCCCtcccacggcagctgccctgcggtACATGAGGCAGCGAGCGCAGGCACCCCCGGCCGGGCTGCCACAGGCCTGGGGAAGGagcatggacccccccccccccggcccccaaagCCAGGACAATGTGGGGCCAGGCTGCATGAGGGGAAGGGGCTTGGCATGTGGGggggacacccccccctcccccccccagccctatgCTCATGGTGCAGGAGatgcaggggctgtgcagggaaggGGCATGTGGGAGGgcagaccccccccggccccaatgCACTCACCGAGCGCCAGTGACTGACATCagtgaccccccccacacacacacacacccccagcccACCCTGAGCCCAGTGAACCACCGTGGCAGGGGGAGGGGGTCTGTGGGCCCAGCCCTTCGCCATGCAGAGGAGCTGGGCGAcagcagccaggagcagagcaccTGCAGGGAGCGGGTGCCAGCACCCTGTGCCCAGCACCCTGTGCCACTCTCCTCGCTGGGCATCACCTGGGCTGCAAAAGCTGCCCTGCCACCAAGAGCCACCCCCAGCAGGGGGGATCAGCCAAGGAGCAAGGGGTTTGGGcactgcagcactgctgctggtgtgtgcctcagtttcccttgacAAAGAGGCTGCGTCTGCCCGGGACTGGGGAGTGCAGCCTGGACACGGGCAGGACTCGGGGCTGGTAATTGCAGCTGTGTCCAAAACACGGCTGCCCCTGGGGTGGAGCAGCTGGACAGCAGATGAGAGAAGCAAGCATcatccctgcagctcctctgacACCCTGGGGTGTCCCCCTGGGGCTGCCAGGACCCCGCTGGCACCCTGCACCAGATGCCAGCCTTGACGGTGGGCGCACGCTCCCCTGCTACACGCACCCCTCCACAGTGCGCGcgtgcacacccacccacccaccactgcatacatgcatacacacacagctCTGTGTCACCCAccccttgcacccccccccccaagcccaccGCACGCGTCGCTGGGTCTCACACACACCGTGCACACGTGGCTGTGTCACATACAGGCACCCTGTGCGCATGCAGCTTTGTCACACGCAGCCCGCAGGCATGGCTGCACATCGTGCACTCAGGGTCACTCTGCGCACAGCGtacacacacagagctgtgccATCCCCCCAGGAGACCGGGCCAGACACAGCAagtaatttatatataatatatatttactctttaaaaataaaccttcagTCCCCACTACCGCCTGTACAAACTACAAAAATAAACCTTTGCTCTCTTTGATATAAATAACTTAGGtggcgtggggggggggagggagggagggctgcccGCCGTGCCCACGCCTGGCACGGGGACGGGGTCCCCGGGGCCACCCCAGCTCAGTGGCAGTGTCTGGGGGCCTGGGTGGCTGGGGCCGCGGGCACAGCAAATACCACTGGAGTTAAAGTGCTGGGTACTGGCGCGGGACGGTGCTtgggacggggacggagagggggaCAGCGCCTAGCTCTGCCCGTAGCAGGGCTGGTCGGGAGGACGGCTGTGTTGCACGGGGACAGTTAGAAATGGGCTTTTCCAGCTAGATCTGCCCATTGCAAAGGTGTGCGCCAGCGTGACTGTGTGCCAGTGCACGCGTGTGCACCAGCACGGCGTTCACTAGGGCAAGGCATGTGTGCTTGCACAAGGGTCTGTGAACATGGGATGGCGCTGGGGCTTGACACAGCAAGGACTGCaccaaggaccccccccccccccaaaccctgcctgTTTGGTGGGAGCAACAGGCTCCCTCGCTCCACAGTGTGTCACCC
This genomic window contains:
- the BTBD19 gene encoding BTB/POZ domain-containing protein 19, which produces MARSCSARLHGQAAAFTAALRSLVNNPQFSDVTFVVGQEKREVFAHRCVLACRCQAFQGMLSQAPVGGDGESPPGSVPPQGPLVLGNVQPEVFLAVIEFLYTNCVTLNSHIALEVLTSSVEYGLQDLCKLCVEFIKDTLSVEQVCEALQAAVTYGQVDLQQHCLAFIEGCTAAVVRTRGFHELSDAVLARVLRSDRLAVDELDLVEAVREWAHVSSAVLERPVPEVAALPVRELRLPLLAPSELATLESHNQRDLLIPVESIAAAWRSHALRKDSGVPARLCRPRRGTRPRHHHRHLDPHGK